A part of Denitratisoma oestradiolicum genomic DNA contains:
- a CDS encoding FecR family protein, whose amino-acid sequence MTRLSSFRGLLTGALGRWAAFALPLLAGLALPAGAVEGEVVFVRGDARLLPAEGPARILRAGDKIAPGQGLQTGKDGYIHIRFPDGGFVGLRPASRFALEAYGVDPASPEGLKVRYRLEQGTVRTITGKAIEQDKSRYRFNTPLAAIGVRGTDYVVQVTDNAARASVNAGTIVLAPFGAGCEAAAQGPAIPSTPVPWRPWATPISNTGPAPWRRKSSRPPCPTAPPPCPREPSPQKRAEAGAALTTVDPTATATANRINDVLGGEAASRTPAPPPVSEVPPSVVVPEPPPQVTWGRWASIATLSPTVAEQTAKGYESRLSNPLFGLMSSSMPETLPKQGVAGFNLRAGEAYLREGASLTPMVLRDASLTVDFGNRRFDTRLTVSGAGLDLPLAATGSVQWQGYLLGDNARSTMEVVGLLAGPGATEAGYLFDKTLSGGASLSGATAWRR is encoded by the coding sequence ATGACGAGGCTTTCATCTTTCCGTGGTCTGCTCACCGGCGCCTTGGGGCGCTGGGCGGCGTTCGCCCTGCCCTTGCTGGCGGGGCTGGCCCTGCCAGCCGGCGCGGTGGAGGGCGAAGTCGTCTTCGTGCGGGGCGATGCCCGGCTCCTGCCCGCCGAGGGCCCGGCCCGCATCCTCCGGGCGGGAGACAAGATCGCGCCCGGCCAGGGCCTGCAAACCGGCAAGGACGGCTACATTCACATCCGCTTTCCCGACGGCGGCTTCGTTGGCCTGCGTCCGGCCTCCCGCTTTGCCCTGGAAGCCTACGGCGTGGACCCGGCCTCCCCCGAGGGGCTGAAGGTACGCTACCGTCTGGAGCAGGGCACGGTGCGCACCATCACCGGCAAGGCCATCGAACAGGACAAGAGCCGCTACCGCTTCAATACTCCCCTGGCTGCTATTGGTGTGAGAGGGACGGATTACGTGGTTCAGGTGACCGACAACGCGGCGCGGGCCTCCGTCAATGCCGGCACCATCGTCCTGGCACCCTTCGGCGCGGGCTGCGAGGCGGCGGCCCAGGGCCCTGCGATACCATCAACGCCCGTACCCTGGCGGCCATGGGCAACGCCTATCTCGAATACCGGGCCGGCGCCGTGGCGCCGGAAATCAAGCAGGCCGCCATGCCCAACGGCGCCCCCACCCTGCCCGAGAGAGCCCAGTCCCCAGAAGCGGGCCGAGGCCGGTGCCGCCCTGACCACCGTGGACCCGACGGCTACTGCCACCGCCAACCGCATCAACGACGTGCTCGGTGGCGAGGCCGCCAGCCGAACACCGGCGCCCCCCCCGGTGAGCGAAGTGCCCCCGTCGGTGGTGGTGCCCGAGCCTCCGCCCCAGGTGACCTGGGGCCGCTGGGCCAGTATCGCCACCCTGTCGCCCACGGTGGCCGAGCAGACGGCCAAGGGCTATGAATCCCGCCTCTCCAACCCCCTGTTCGGCCTGATGAGTTCCTCCATGCCCGAAACCTTGCCCAAACAAGGCGTGGCGGGCTTCAACCTGCGGGCCGGCGAGGCCTATCTGCGGGAGGGCGCCAGCCTCACCCCCATGGTTCTGCGCGACGCCAGCCTGACGGTGGACTTCGGCAACCGCCGCTTCGACACCCGGCTCACCGTCAGCGGCGCCGGCCTCGACCTGCCCCTGGCCGCCACCGGCAGTGTGCAATGGCAGGGCTACCTGCTGGGCGACAACGCCCGTTCCACCATGGAAGTGGTCGGCCTTCTGGCCGGTCCCGGGGCCACCGAGGCGGGCTATCTCTTCGACAAGACCCTGAGCGGCGGCGCCAGCCTTTCCGGCGCCACCGCCTGGCGCCGCTAG
- a CDS encoding tetratricopeptide repeat protein, whose product MAVGENAQATLALERLVLLQPDNAGAWLDLAVASLQLGDRANAQRALDQVERASPRRRASAP is encoded by the coding sequence TTGGCCGTCGGTGAAAACGCTCAGGCCACCCTGGCCTTGGAACGCCTGGTGCTGCTCCAGCCCGACAACGCTGGCGCCTGGCTGGACCTGGCCGTGGCCAGCCTGCAACTGGGCGACCGCGCCAATGCCCAGCGGGCACTGGACCAGGTGGAGCGGGCTTCGCCGCGCCGCCGGGCATCCGCGCCCTGA
- a CDS encoding beta strand repeat-containing protein, whose translation MYDTTPARTYYPLYLTNNEIVTNFYTNVLGRTPDADGLAYWSGQLATKSAGQVIADMITAVVNYAGTDAAALTSQTLFNNKEAVAEYYAVTQQGSATNATAAISGVTATSDVSTDAAKAAIITAGTATVSAQTFTLTAAVDSGPSFVGGSGNDTFNASVAVNTGTGVYDVETLSALDIIDGGAGTDTLNYTTVGGTALPAATLTSIELINVVSDGAVTADVQNASSVTTLTAKAVANAVDIDTKGNATSVTVTGTATTVAIDDNGATGADKLATVSITGNTGNVTIGANASTDTLTSLTLINSVNGDATVTAAAGTRALALTLNGVTGPGNNVVITDDTATTLTITGTGALSSAIDLQADAATTISIAADEKITFAAIDASAATTLTVTGDSLVTFTTNTAADLGALTTVNASGNTGGLSLGTELATGVTFTGSSAADSVKLGATTKTITMGDGNDTVTLSANVGTGGTIDAGAGTADVLSLTEALAANDSLSASTTFEGKISGFEDWH comes from the coding sequence ATGTACGACACCACCCCGGCCCGTACCTACTACCCGCTGTACCTGACGAACAACGAAATCGTCACCAACTTCTACACCAACGTTCTGGGCCGCACCCCGGATGCCGATGGTCTGGCCTACTGGTCTGGCCAACTCGCCACCAAGTCTGCCGGCCAAGTCATTGCCGACATGATCACGGCCGTGGTCAATTATGCGGGTACTGACGCTGCCGCCCTGACTTCCCAGACCTTGTTCAATAACAAGGAAGCAGTTGCCGAGTACTACGCCGTGACCCAGCAGGGCAGCGCCACCAACGCAACCGCTGCCATCTCCGGCGTGACCGCTACCTCCGACGTCAGCACCGACGCCGCCAAGGCTGCGATCATCACGGCTGGCACTGCCACCGTAAGCGCCCAGACCTTCACGCTCACTGCGGCTGTGGATAGTGGTCCTTCATTCGTTGGAGGATCGGGCAATGACACCTTCAATGCTTCGGTCGCCGTAAACACTGGTACGGGTGTTTATGATGTTGAAACGCTGAGTGCCCTTGATATCATCGATGGCGGTGCCGGTACGGATACCCTGAACTACACGACGGTCGGTGGTACTGCACTGCCTGCTGCAACGCTGACCAGCATCGAGCTGATTAACGTCGTCTCTGATGGTGCTGTTACTGCTGATGTCCAGAATGCTTCCAGCGTAACCACCTTGACCGCTAAGGCCGTAGCTAATGCGGTGGACATTGACACCAAGGGCAATGCGACCTCTGTGACTGTTACCGGTACAGCTACTACCGTTGCAATTGACGACAACGGCGCTACTGGCGCTGACAAACTGGCCACGGTTAGCATCACCGGTAATACCGGCAATGTGACCATTGGTGCGAATGCCTCAACCGACACGCTGACCTCGCTGACCCTGATCAATTCTGTGAATGGCGATGCCACCGTGACGGCTGCCGCTGGCACGCGTGCCTTGGCGTTGACGCTGAATGGGGTAACCGGTCCGGGCAATAACGTGGTCATTACCGATGATACGGCTACCACCTTGACCATCACTGGCACCGGTGCCCTTTCTTCTGCCATTGACCTTCAGGCGGACGCGGCGACGACGATTTCCATCGCTGCTGATGAAAAGATTACCTTCGCTGCTATTGATGCCTCCGCAGCTACGACGCTGACGGTCACCGGCGACTCGCTGGTAACCTTTACCACCAACACAGCGGCTGATCTTGGTGCTCTGACCACTGTTAATGCCTCCGGTAACACGGGTGGCTTGTCCCTTGGTACTGAGCTTGCTACCGGTGTTACCTTCACGGGCAGTTCCGCTGCTGATAGTGTTAAGCTTGGCGCTACCACGAAGACCATCACCATGGGTGATGGTAACGATACAGTAACGCTCAGCGCCAACGTGGGTACAGGAGGCACCATTGATGCAGGTGCTGGTACTGCTGACGTACTGAGCCTGACCGAAGCATTGGCTGCCAATGACAGTTTGTCTGCAAGCACTACTTTCGAAGGCAAGATTTCTGGTTTCGAAGATTGGCACTGA
- a CDS encoding calcium-binding protein yields MTVCLQALLSKARFLVSKIGTDYSHWFKTVDLANLDDISWVTTTAATALTLDKMTSGGTVQITAASTAVTVNVTDAALGGHNTDVLNIELKAATSGGNVDYGALTAAAVETINVNSTRSGTVVAADTNEIDLTIANVVTLNVTGDVLADLDGAALAGNALATVNASTNTGGLKVTVTGASQGIAITGSATKANTMVGGSGGDVITGGSGVDTVDGGAGDDQISGGAGADVITGGTGIDTIDLGSGVAGDTVKYGAANTLLAANRDVITNFTAGATTADTVTILAASIVDTTEAAGAGAATATQFKTISSTLAAGAATFTATGYDADTGWVMEIATTLSSNGDLSLTSAAGLNGTELLKALSSTTTASTGIAFTDTTDTGAEATAGYIIAYQNDKAYLYYAADADNSNSYEATEIALIGTFNGVTAGAFTFDNIVAA; encoded by the coding sequence ATGACAGTTTGTCTGCAAGCACTACTTTCGAAGGCAAGATTTCTGGTTTCGAAGATTGGCACTGACTACAGTCACTGGTTCAAAACAGTTGATCTGGCTAATCTGGATGACATTTCCTGGGTTACCACAACAGCGGCTACTGCTCTGACTCTGGATAAAATGACCTCGGGGGGTACGGTTCAAATAACTGCAGCCTCTACCGCGGTAACTGTAAATGTTACCGACGCTGCTCTGGGTGGTCATAACACTGATGTCCTTAACATCGAGCTCAAGGCTGCAACCAGTGGTGGAAACGTTGATTATGGTGCGCTGACGGCAGCGGCTGTCGAGACCATCAACGTTAACTCCACGCGCTCCGGCACGGTTGTGGCTGCGGATACCAACGAGATCGATCTGACTATTGCCAACGTTGTTACCCTGAACGTTACGGGTGATGTTCTTGCTGATCTTGATGGTGCAGCCCTGGCAGGTAATGCTCTGGCGACGGTCAACGCCAGCACCAACACGGGTGGTCTGAAGGTTACGGTTACTGGCGCTTCGCAGGGTATTGCGATCACCGGTAGTGCAACCAAGGCCAACACCATGGTCGGTGGTTCTGGCGGTGACGTTATCACTGGCGGCAGCGGTGTAGATACGGTTGATGGTGGCGCAGGCGACGACCAGATTTCTGGTGGTGCAGGTGCTGATGTAATCACTGGCGGTACCGGTATTGATACCATTGATCTCGGCTCCGGCGTTGCTGGCGACACCGTGAAATATGGTGCGGCAAATACGTTGCTTGCAGCCAACCGTGATGTGATCACCAACTTCACTGCTGGTGCGACTACTGCTGACACTGTTACAATTCTGGCAGCCTCAATTGTTGATACCACTGAAGCTGCTGGCGCAGGTGCCGCTACAGCCACTCAGTTCAAGACAATCAGCTCCACTTTGGCTGCAGGCGCTGCGACCTTTACGGCAACAGGGTATGATGCTGATACGGGTTGGGTAATGGAGATTGCCACCACGCTGAGTTCGAATGGCGATTTGTCCTTGACGTCTGCCGCTGGTCTTAACGGGACTGAACTGCTCAAGGCACTGTCAAGCACGACGACTGCATCGACTGGTATCGCATTTACTGATACTACAGATACCGGTGCAGAAGCCACAGCTGGATATATCATTGCATATCAAAATGACAAGGCTTATCTGTACTATGCGGCTGATGCAGATAATAGCAACAGCTATGAAGCAACTGAAATTGCGCTGATTGGTACATTTAACGGTGTCACCGCAGGTGCCTTTACGTTTGATAATATCGTTGCTGCTTAA
- a CDS encoding bacteriophage abortive infection AbiH family protein, with protein MNDKLYVIGNGFDLHHRMPTQFSDFRTFARKAAPDVFRAVDDYVPVSANWSDLENALAALDVETVKEDLSCFMPSYAADDWRDSGHHDFQFEVDRVVRQLSVELRSVFARWVRQIKVPDLANAPGVHRLTSIDRSASFLTFNYTPTLADLYGVPLERTLHIHGTSSDDDQELVLGHGWNSAMRKSLNDRPDIEDVDTRMIEANQILDRYFTATFKPSKQLIAQHQEFFRALDEVTHVTVLGHSLSNVDAEYFRALLAVPAVASATWTVACRHSDDAAEKTQRLVNLGLPASQIRAVAWTSL; from the coding sequence TTGAACGACAAGCTGTACGTCATAGGAAACGGCTTCGATCTCCATCACAGGATGCCGACCCAGTTTTCGGATTTTCGCACCTTTGCTCGAAAGGCTGCGCCAGATGTGTTCCGCGCCGTTGATGACTATGTGCCAGTGAGCGCCAACTGGTCAGACCTGGAGAATGCCCTGGCCGCCCTTGATGTCGAAACCGTCAAAGAGGACTTGAGCTGCTTCATGCCATCCTACGCTGCAGATGACTGGCGCGACTCCGGTCACCATGACTTTCAGTTTGAAGTGGATCGTGTGGTCCGCCAGCTTTCGGTAGAGCTGAGGTCGGTTTTTGCCCGATGGGTCCGGCAGATCAAAGTCCCGGATCTTGCCAATGCGCCTGGGGTCCATCGTCTGACGAGCATTGACCGCAGTGCATCTTTCTTGACGTTCAACTACACGCCCACCCTGGCTGATCTATACGGCGTGCCGCTGGAGCGAACGCTTCATATCCATGGCACGTCTTCCGATGATGACCAGGAACTGGTCCTGGGGCACGGCTGGAATTCGGCGATGCGGAAATCGCTGAATGACCGTCCAGACATCGAGGATGTGGACACCCGAATGATCGAGGCGAACCAGATCCTAGATCGGTACTTCACCGCCACCTTCAAGCCGTCAAAACAGCTGATCGCGCAGCACCAAGAATTCTTCCGCGCCTTGGACGAGGTCACGCACGTCACCGTCCTTGGGCACTCCCTTTCGAATGTGGACGCTGAGTATTTTCGGGCGCTGCTGGCGGTGCCAGCTGTGGCCTCGGCCACCTGGACGGTGGCTTGCCGCCACAGCGACGATGCTGCTGAAAAAACTCAGCGGCTCGTTAACTTGGGCTTGCCGGCAAGTCAGATCAGGGCGGTTGCATGGACCTCACTTTGA
- a CDS encoding helix-turn-helix domain-containing protein, translating to MGFGTFIREKREQANVPMNEFARSLGISPAYWSRIERELEKAPKDELITKAAEKLGLNPDEAFIEASRLPPDMQKDVSTVVRLYRKSLG from the coding sequence ATGGGCTTCGGCACCTTCATCCGAGAAAAACGCGAGCAGGCCAATGTGCCGATGAACGAGTTCGCTCGCAGCCTGGGCATCTCGCCGGCCTACTGGTCGCGCATCGAGCGCGAACTGGAGAAGGCGCCCAAGGATGAGCTGATCACCAAGGCTGCAGAGAAGCTCGGTCTCAACCCCGACGAGGCTTTCATCGAGGCCAGCCGCTTGCCCCCGGATATGCAGAAGGACGTCAGCACGGTCGTTCGCCTGTATCGCAAATCCCTGGGTTAA